A single genomic interval of Rhodospirillaceae bacterium harbors:
- a CDS encoding branched-chain amino acid ABC transporter permease LivH (LivHMGF is the membrane component of the LIV-I/LS branched-chain amino acid transporter), whose translation MAYFLQQLINGITLGSIYGLIAIGYTMVYGIIGMINFAHGEIFMIGAFLSVLAFTILGVLGVTWLPLALILVLLLAMVFTSAYGWAVERIAYRPLRGSQRLAALISAIGMSLALQNYVLLTQGAGVKVLQPLMQGGFQVYSQENFSVTISYVQILILVITTSLMVLFSNLISRTGLGRAQRACEQDRGMAALLGVDVDKTISLTFVMGALLAAVAGLMVTLYYGVIDFFMGFIAGLKAFTAAVLGGIGSVPGAMLGGMLLGLVEGFWAGYFSVEYKDVASFGILILVLIFLPSGLLGRPEIEKV comes from the coding sequence ATGGCATATTTTCTCCAACAACTAATTAATGGAATTACACTTGGAAGCATTTATGGGTTGATCGCCATTGGTTACACCATGGTCTATGGCATTATTGGAATGATCAATTTTGCACATGGTGAGATCTTCATGATAGGTGCGTTTTTGTCAGTTTTGGCGTTTACAATTTTAGGTGTATTGGGCGTAACTTGGTTGCCCTTGGCACTTATTTTGGTACTCCTCTTAGCAATGGTCTTTACCTCTGCTTACGGCTGGGCAGTGGAGAGGATTGCCTATCGCCCCCTCAGGGGTTCGCAAAGACTNGCTGCGCTAATCTCTGCAATCGGGATGTCACTGGCTTTGCAAAACTATGTGCTGCTAACTCAAGGCGCAGGAGTGAAGGTCTTGCAACCCCTTATGCAGGGTGGCTTTCAGGTATACTCCCAGGAAAATTTTTCAGTCACTATAAGTTACGTACAAATATTAATTTTAGTGATAACCACCTCTCTTATGGTTTTATTTTCAAATCTCATCAGCAGGACTGGGTTGGGGAGGGCGCAAAGGGCTTGCGAGCAGGACCGTGGTATGGCGGCCCTTCTAGGAGTGGATGTGGATAAGACTATCTCTCTTACCTTTGTCATGGGAGCCTTATTGGCGGCCGTGGCGGGATTAATGGTCACCCTGTATTACGGGGTGATCGATTTTTTTATGGGGTTTATTGCAGGGCTCAAGGCTTTTACTGCTGCGGTTCTTGGGGGTATAGGCTCGGTNCCAGGAGCAATGTTGGGTGGCATGCTGTTAGGCTTGGTTGAGGGGTTCTGGGCGGGTTACTTTTCCGTTGAATATAAAGACGTTGCTTCATTTGGAATTCTTATATTGGTTCTAATTTTTTTACCTTCGGGTTTACTAGGACGTCCAGAGATAGAAAAAGTCTAA
- a CDS encoding branched-chain amino acid ABC transporter permease, translating into MNNIQRKHFNIYSVFKECFLISASAFVLALPLIGFRTFNATEGLDWNFRWGYLLIAVIIVFIGRAILILWRQINFSGIEEYWLRKLKRVSPRESTPFLVILIGLLFILPFLPEVDRRIVDLATLVLIYVMLGWGLNIVVGLAGLLDLGYVAFYAVGAYTFALLGTVHDWSFWGSLPVAGAIAAMFGVLLGYPVLRLRGDYLAIVTLGFGEIIRVVLTNWVEFSGGPNGIAGIPRPTLFGLEFTRRASDEQSFHHYFDINFSGDHRIIFLYYVILALALLTNLFVLRIRKLPIGRAWEALREDEIACRSLGINPVNTKLSAFALGAMFGGFAGAFFASRNGFISPESFTFIESAIILAIVVLGGMGSQIGVVFAASAIVLLPEFLREFSEYRMLFFGMAMVLVMLWRPRGLMSHRRPTVVLSXSDSK; encoded by the coding sequence GTGAATAACATTCAGCGCAAGCATTTTAATATATACTCTGTGTTCAAAGAATGTTTCTTGATTTCTGCATCGGCTTTTGTTTTGGCTTTGCCTTTGATTGGATTCCGGACCTTCAATGCTACCGAAGGGTTAGATTGGAATTTTAGATGGGGTTATTTGTTGATTGCAGTGATTATAGTCTTTATTGGCAGAGCAATCTTAATCCTATGGCGTCAGATCAATTTTAGTGGAATCGAGGAATATTGGTTAAGAAAATTAAAGCGTGTTAGTCCGAGGGAATCCACTCCTTTCTTGGTTATCTTAATTGGCCTTCTTTTTATTTTACCTTTTCTACCGGAGGTTGATCGTCGAATAGTTGACTTAGCTACACTTGTTCTAATTTACGTGATGTTAGGATGGGGTCTGAATATTGTAGTGGGTCTCGCAGGGTTACTAGATTTGGGCTATGTCGCTTTTTACGCGGTTGGGGCATATACCTTTGCTTTATTGGGCACGGTTCACGACTGGTCATTTTGGGGAAGCCTTCCTGTTGCAGGAGCCATAGCGGCTATGTTTGGCGTATTGTTGGGGTATCCTGTTCTTAGGTTACGAGGCGATTACCTCGCGATAGTAACTCTAGGTTTTGGTGAAATTATCAGAGTTGTTCTCACAAACTGGGTGGAGTTTTCTGGTGGGCCTAACGGAATAGCGGGGATTCCGCGGCCTACGCTGTTTGGACTTGAGTTTACGAGAAGAGCCTCGGACGAACAGAGCTTTCACCATTATTTTGATATTAATTTCTCTGGGGATCATCGGATTATTTTCCTTTATTACGTGATTTTGGCATTAGCGCTCCTTACAAATCTTTTTGTGCTTCGAATTAGGAAATTGCCTATTGGTCGAGCCTGGGAAGCTCTTCGTGAGGATGAAATTGCTTGCCGTTCGTTGGGGATTAATCCGGTCAATACTAAATTATCTGCCTTCGCCTTAGGTGCAATGTTTGGGGGCTTTGCTGGAGCTTTTTTTGCTAGCCGTAACGGATTTATAAGCCCTGAGAGCTTTACATTCATTGAATCCGCTATAATCCTGGCGATAGTGGTGCTGGGGGGAATGGGCAGCCAGATTGGGGTAGTTTTTGCTGCGTCGGCGATAGTCCTTTTGCCGGAGTTTCTTCGCGAATTTTCGGAGTATCGTATGCTCTTTTTTGGTATGGCGATGGTCTTAGTTATGCTTTGGAGACCGCGAGGNCTTATGTCGCATCGNAGACCAACTGTTGTTTTGTCAGNTTCAGACTCAAAATGA
- a CDS encoding ABC transporter ATP-binding protein, with product MRNLLEVEHLTMQFGGLTAINDLSLAAKNQEITAIIGPNGAGKTTVFNCLTGFYKPTVGRLRLSVPGQNEVYLERMDDFRIARAGVARTFQNIRLFPAMSVLENLIVAQHNELMRASMWSIGGLLGSRRYKKQEELAIGIASEWLDQIGLNGAADKAAGDLPYGDQRRLEVARAMCSKPALLCLDEPAAGLNSQESGDLNSLLCGIRDEYGIGILLIEHDMDVVMKISDQVVVLDHGQKIASGSPKVVSENPKVINAYLGEPGGGSLPSELEGRR from the coding sequence ATGAGAAATTTATTAGAGGTCGAGCATTTAACTATGCAATTTGGTGGTTTGACCGCTATCAATGATCTTAGCTTAGCAGCTAAAAATCAGGAGATTACTGCCATTATTGGACCGAATGGAGCTGGGAAAACCACCGTATTTAATTGCTTGACGGGGTTTTATAAACCTACTGTTGGCCGTTTGAGGCTGTCCGTTCCGGGTCAAAATGAAGTGTATTTGGAAAGGATGGATGACTTTCGGATTGCTAGAGCAGGTGTTGCTCGGACATTCCAGAATATTAGACTTTTCCCAGCCATGTCGGTCTTAGAAAATCTGATTGTAGCGCAACACAATGAATTAATGAGGGCTTCAATGTGGTCGATTGGGGGTTTGTTGGGGTCTCGGAGGTACAAAAAGCAAGAAGAGCTTGCAATTGGAATTGCTTCTGAATGGCTGGACCAAATCGGTTTGAATGGGGCTGCTGACAAAGCTGCTGGAGATCTCCCTTATGGCGATCAGCGAAGATTAGAGGTAGCCCGTGCAATGTGTTCTAAGCCAGCATTATTATGTCTTGATGAGCCTGCGGCCGGTTTGAATAGCCAAGAGTCTGGTGACCTTAATTCACTTCTTTGTGGTATACGAGATGAGTACGGAATTGGAATCCTATTAATAGAGCACGATATGGACGTGGTTATGAAGATCTCTGATCAAGTAGTAGTTCTTGATCACGGACAGAAAATTGCTTCTGGGTCTCCCAAAGTTGTGAGCGAGAATCCAAAGGTAATAAACGCTTATCTCGGTGAGCCAGGTGGGGGATCTCTGCCATCGGAATTGGAGGGTCGTAGATAA
- a CDS encoding ABC transporter ATP-binding protein — translation MLVLDGVSAFYGKIQALNHISLRVEEGEIVTMVGANGAGKSTTLMTICGSPRARTGNIKFGKQDITNHPTFEIVRLGLSHAPEGRRVFSRMTVYENLQMGGVVGSPGNFAADINMVFELFPILEERREQRAGTLSGGEQQMLAIGRALMGRPRLLLLDEPSLGLAPIIAMRIFDVIKQINREQGVTVLLVEQNVHQSLRLSHRGYILANGKILAQGTGEELLSDADIQGAYLGGASCVSG, via the coding sequence ATGTTAGTGCTTGATGGGGTGAGTGCCTTCTACGGAAAAATACAGGCCCTGAACCATATAAGTTTGCGTGTGGAAGAAGGTGAAATCGTTACTATGGTTGGAGCTAATGGAGCTGGAAAGTCGACTACTCTAATGACTATTTGCGGCTCGCCTAGGGCGCGAACTGGGAACATTAAGTTTGGTAAACAGGATATCACTAATCATCCAACATTTGAGATTGTTCGTCTGGGCCTAAGTCACGCACCAGAGGGACGGAGAGTGTTCTCTCGCATGACGGTTTATGAAAACTTGCAAATGGGTGGTGTTGTTGGTTCCCCTGGAAATTTTGCAGCTGACATCAACATGGTCTTCGAGCTCTTCCCTATTTTAGAGGAACGAAGGGAACAAAGAGCAGGCACTCTCTCTGGAGGAGAACAGCAGATGTTGGCGATTGGTAGGGCTTTGATGGGCCGGCCACGTTTACTGTTACTCGATGAGCCCTCGCTTGGGCTTGCTCCAATAATCGCTATGAGAATATTTGATGTGATCAAGCAAATAAACCGCGAACAAGGTGTCACCGTTTTGTTAGTCGAACAGAATGTTCATCAGTCCCTGCGGCTTTCCCATCGCGGTTACATTTTAGCAAATGGAAAAATCTTGGCCCAGGGGACTGGGGAGGAGTTGTTATCGGACGCAGATATTCAGGGTGCCTACCTAGGTGGCGCTAGCTGCGTTTCGGGCTGA
- a CDS encoding branched chain amino acid ABC transporter substrate-binding protein has translation MTFYVAAAVLTILISAITRSSVNANDITIAVAGPITGQYAIFGQQMLRGAEMAVADLNEAGGVLGRKLVLEVGDDACEAKQAVAVANQMANKGVVFMAGHFCSSTSIPASEVYYEEGILQISPASTNPLLTERGFDNVFRTCGRDDQQGQVAGQFLAEKFPGSRIAVLHDKTAYGKGLADETQKELKARGVESVLYEAYTAGEKDYSALVSKLKAASVDIIYLGGYHTEAGLIVRQARAQGLSARLVSGDALVTEEFWSITGEAGEGTLFSFSPDPSKNPEAAEVVERFKSQGFKPEGYTLYTYAAIQVFAQAAEMAGSTAVDALIXKLQSEVFGTVFGDIGFDMKGDVNAPGYVFYEWSDGKYGYTEM, from the coding sequence ATGACTTTTTATGTGGCCGCAGCGGTTTTAACTATTTTGATCTCGGCTATCACCCGGAGTTCAGTGAATGCCAATGATATTACTATCGCCGTGGCAGGCCCCATTACTGGGCAATATGCAATATTTGGTCAACAGATGCTCCGCGGNGCTGAAATGGCAGTAGCAGACCTTAATGAGGCGGGTGGTGTTCTTGGGAGGAAGCTCGTGTTGGAGGTAGGTGACGATGCTTGTGAAGCTAAACAGGCCGTAGCTGTTGCAAATCAAATGGCGAATAAAGGTGTGGTCTTTATGGCCGGGCACTTTTGTTCAAGCACCTCTATTCCAGCTTCTGAAGTGTATTATGAGGAGGGAATTTTGCAAATTTCTCCGGCGTCGACTAACCCATTGCTAACCGAGCGCGGTTTCGACAATGTTTTTCGAACTTGCGGTCGGGATGATCAGCAAGGGCAGGTTGCGGGGCAATTTCTGGCCGAGAAATTTCCGGGAAGTAGGATAGCTGTTCTTCACGACAAGACGGCTTATGGTAAGGGGTTAGCTGATGAGACCCAGAAGGAGCTCAAAGCTCGCGGAGTAGAATCAGTCCTTTATGAGGCTTATACAGCAGGTGAGAAGGACTATTCAGCTCTGGTCAGTAAGCTGAAAGCTGCCAGTGTTGATATTATTTATTTAGGTGGTTATCACACCGAGGCGGGCCTTATTGTTCGGCAAGCGCGTGCACAGGGGCTTTCCGCGCGTTTAGTTTCGGGTGATGCCTTGGTGACCGAGGAATTTTGGTCAATCACTGGAGAGGCGGGGGAAGGAACCCTATTTTCGTTTAGCCCTGATCCAAGTAAAAACCCGGAGGCAGCTGAAGTGGTTGAGCGGTTTAAGTCTCAGGGATTTAAGCCCGAGGGTTACACCCTATACACATACGCCGCCATACAAGTTTTTGCTCAGGCCGCAGAAATGGCTGGGTCGACAGCGGTTGATGCTCTTATAGNGAAATTACAGTCAGAGGTATTTGGAACTGTTTTTGGCGATATAGGCTTTGATATGAAGGGCGACGTTAATGCTCCTGGCTACGTATTCTATGAATGGAGTGATGGTAAATACGGCTATACTGAAATGTAG
- a CDS encoding transcriptional regulator has product MDQQSPSIESDTKSLLAMASEIVSAYLRHNSLPAGRVPEFIHAVHKSLAEIDKKPLQEEESALRPAVPIRRSVTPDHVICLEDGKKLKMLKRHLRTTYNMSPDEYRAKWKLPSDYPMVAPNYAARRSEYAKQSGLGLKQK; this is encoded by the coding sequence ATGGATCAACAGTCGCCAAGTATAGAATCTGATACAAAGTCACTCTTGGCCATGGCATCGGAAATTGTATCAGCCTATTTGCGCCACAACTCTCTCCCGGCTGGGCGGGTCCCTGAATTCATCCATGCGGTGCACAAGAGCCTGGCTGAAATAGATAAAAAGCCGCTGCAGGAAGAAGAAAGTGCTTTGAGACCCGCTGTTCCCATTCGCCGCTCCGTCACCCCCGACCACGTGATCTGCTTAGAGGACGGGAAAAAGCTTAAAATGCTAAAACGTCATTTGAGAACTACGTACAATATGAGCCCTGACGAATACCGAGCTAAATGGAAGTTACCATCGGATTATCCTATGGTTGCTCCCAATTATGCAGCTCGAAGATCAGAATATGCGAAGCAAAGTGGCTTGGGATTAAAACAAAAATAA
- the rpiB gene encoding ribose 5-phosphate isomerase B: protein MDLSPNKIVAIASDHAGFGLKAVLDRKIRSYGLGVLDLGPMDDNSVDYPVYAGRLASALIAGEAVRGVAICGTGVGMSIVLNRTPGVRAAVCCSPDVAELARRHNDANILVLGARVMEEPVAIQCLDVFFETGFEGGRHARRIELIDKSGNSNI from the coding sequence ATGGATTTAAGCCCTAACAAAATTGTTGCGATTGCTTCTGACCATGCTGGCTTTGGCTTGAAGGCGGTTCTTGATCGGAAAATTAGGTCTTATGGTCTTGGTGTCCTAGATTTGGGGCCTATGGACGACAACTCCGTGGATTACCCGGTGTATGCAGGGAGACTTGCTTCAGCATTAATTGCTGGAGAGGCGGTGCGGGGGGTGGCTATCTGCGGGACGGGTGTTGGTATGAGTATTGTTCTTAATCGGACTCCGGGGGTTCGTGCGGCNGTTTGTTGTAGTCCTGATGTAGCCGAATTGGCTCGGAGACATAATGACGCAAATATCTTGGTTTTGGGAGCGCGAGTGATGGAGGAACCGGTCGCAATACAATGTCTTGATGTTTTCTTTGAAACTGGTTTTGAGGGTGGCCGACATGCGCGGCGAATCGAGCTCATAGATAAGAGTGGTAATAGTAACATATAA
- the glyA gene encoding serine hydroxymethyltransferase (catalyzes the reaction of glycine with 5,10-methylenetetrahydrofolate to form L-serine and tetrahydrofolate): MPVTKSDSSLSQSSLAQEDPTIYVAIADERRRLNEGVELIASENVVSRAVLEAQGSVMTNKYAEGYPGRRYYGGCESVDIAETAAIERAKTLFGCEFANVQPHSGSQANQAAMMAVIKPGDTIMGMSLAAGGHLTHGARPNQSGRWFTPVQYGVTXTDGRIDYDELARAAHDSRPRLIIGGGSAYPRIIEFDRLREIADSVDAILMVDMAHFAGLVASGVHPDPFPYAHIVTTTTHKTLRGPRGGMVLCNDDKLGKKIDSAVFPGLQGGPLMHVXAAKAVAFKEALDPSFKIYSEAVVSNARVLGKTLQERGVELVTGGTDTHLLLVDLRLKGLTGDVVEKSLERAGITCNKNAVPFDPETPSVTSGVRLGTPAGTTRGFGNDEFRLIGELIGDVLDGLCGSRGQXGENTDVEKAVKARVMNLCEQFPLYSENNKM, from the coding sequence ATGCCAGTTACCAAATCAGATAGCTCTCTTTCACAGAGCAGTCTTGCTCAGGAAGACCCAACTATCTACGTTGCTATTGCGGATGAGCGTCGTAGGCTAAATGAGGGTGTCGAACTCATAGCATCAGAGAATGTGGTTAGCAGGGCCGTTCTGGAGGCCCAAGGCTCTGTAATGACCAATAAGTATGCCGAAGGCTATCCCGGCCGCCGCTATTATGGTGGATGTGAATCAGTTGACATAGCGGAAACTGCAGCCATAGAACGAGCTAAAACGCTTTTTGGATGTGAGTTCGCCAATGTACAGCCGCACTCTGGCAGTCAGGCCAACCAAGCTGCAATGATGGCTGTAATCAAGCCAGGCGATACCATTATGGGTATGTCTTTGGCTGCTGGGGGGCATTTGACCCACGGCGCGCGCCCAAATCAGTCTGGGAGGTGGTTCACCCCCGTTCAATATGGGGTGACGNAGACGGATGGACGGATCGATTACGATGAACTTGCGAGAGCAGCGCATGACAGTAGGCCCCGGTTAATTATAGGCGGTGGTTCAGCTTATCCCCGAATCATTGAGTTCGATCGGTTAAGGGAAATCGCCGATTCTGTGGATGCTATATTGATGGTTGATATGGCACATTTTGCTGGTTTAGTTGCTTCTGGAGTCCATCCTGATCCATTTCCTTATGCCCATATTGTTACAACGACCACTCATAAAACCTTACGAGGTCCGCGGGGCGGGATGGTTCTATGCAACGACGATAAACTAGGCAAAAAAATTGATTCGGCAGTGTTTCCTGGATTGCAAGGAGGGCCATTGATGCATGTAATNGCTGCGAAAGCGGTGGCTTTTAAGGAAGCGTTGGACCCGTCTTTCAAGATCTACTCTGAGGCCGTAGTCTCTAATGCACGAGTATTGGGGAAAACCCTACAAGAGAGGGGCGTCGAGTTAGTTACGGGTGGAACTGATACTCATCTCTTGCTTGTGGATCTGAGGTTGAAAGGTCTTACAGGGGATGTTGTTGAAAAGAGTCTGGAGAGAGCTGGCATTACCTGCAACAAGAATGCTGTTCCATTCGACCCTGAAACCCCGTCCGTGACATCGGGAGTTCGGTTGGGGACTCCCGCAGGTACGACAAGGGGTTTCGGAAATGATGAATTTAGACTTATTGGAGAACTAATCGGAGATGTTCTTGATGGCTTATGCGGTTCGCGAGGGCAANAAGGTGAAAACACTGATGTTGAGAAAGCTGTTAAGGCGAGGGTTATGAATCTATGTGAACAGTTTCCCTTGTATTCTGAAAACAACAAAATGTAG
- a CDS encoding transcriptional regulator NrdR — protein MRCPFCGFEDTQVKDSRPSQDQSAIRRRRSCSSCGSRFTTFERVQLRELTVIKRDKSRSPFDREKLMRSVSIATRKRPVKPEEIERMVNGIVRRLETSGESDVSSTTIGELIMDGLSHLDSIAYVRFASVYRNFRETKDFEEFIDELQSDKD, from the coding sequence GTGCGGTGTCCATTTTGCGGTTTTGAAGATACCCAGGTCAAAGACTCTCGTCCAAGTCAAGATCAATCAGCAATTCGGCGGCGACGTTCTTGCTCAAGTTGTGGGTCGCGTTTTACCACCTTCGAACGAGTTCAGCTCCGTGAGCTTACTGTTATTAAGCGTGATAAAAGTAGATCGCCATTCGACCGGGAAAAGTTGATGCGTTCGGTTAGCATAGCAACCCGCAAAAGACCTGTGAAACCAGAAGAAATTGAACGGATGGTTAATGGCATTGTGAGGCGACTAGAGACTTCGGGCGAGAGCGATGTTTCAAGCACCACCATAGGCGAGCTAATAATGGATGGCTTGTCTCACCTCGATTCTATAGCATATGTGCGCTTCGCTTCTGTTTATAGAAATTTTAGGGAAACGAAGGATTTCGAGGAGTTCATAGATGAACTCCAGAGTGACAAAGATTAA
- the ribD gene encoding riboflavin biosynthesis protein RibD yields MALALRLAERGLGQVWPNPAVGCLLVCSGKIVARGWTQPGGRPHAETEALRRLPKKLTPLTAYVTLEPCAHHGNXPPCVEALIDAGVTRCVVAILDPDPRVSGRGVERLKAAGISVEVGLLSEKAEDLNSGFLSRVIKSVPMTTIKLATSMDGCIATRSGNSKWITGPTARARAHLMRAEHDAIMIGAQTARQDNPHLTCRLPGMRGRSPVRVVLDTHLSLPLDAHLVATALEVPTWIITATETKAIRSSPFEKAGVTVLRVKKGEDGMLRMGEIMSELARRGITRVLVEGGQKIITSLMRAELVARVSWFRAPRIIGEDGVRAIGALGLDDLEMVRRWRRVSWEQLGEDTLECFVHED; encoded by the coding sequence ATGGCGTTGGCACTGCGCTTGGCGGAGCGCGGGTTGGGCCAAGTATGGCCAAACCCGGCAGTCGGTTGTTTACTCGTTTGTTCAGGCAAGATTGTTGCCCGTGGGTGGACACAACCTGGTGGAAGGCCGCATGCGGAAACTGAAGCCTTAAGGAGACTGCCCAAGAAACTAACACCCTTAACAGCATATGTGACCTTAGAGCCGTGCGCCCATCATGGTAATNCCCCACCTTGTGTTGAGGCATTGATCGATGCCGGTGTAACCCGGTGTGTGGTGGCGATTCTAGATCCGGACCCCCGGGTTTCGGGAAGGGGTGTTGAGCGCTTAAAAGCTGCAGGTATTAGCGTCGAGGTAGGGCTGTTGAGTGAGAAAGCTGAGGACTTGAACTCGGGTTTTCTATCGCGTGTAATTAAAAGCGTGCCCATGACAACGATCAAGCTGGCTACCTCAATGGATGGTTGCATAGCTACTCGTTCCGGGAATAGTAAGTGGATCACTGGCCCGACGGCGCGGGCGCGGGCTCATTTAATGAGGGCAGAGCATGATGCTATTATGATTGGTGCGCAGACCGCCCGGCAAGATAACCCCCATCTCACTTGCAGGTTGCCTGGTATGCGGGGTAGATCCCCGGTTCGGGTGGTTCTTGATACTCATTTGTCTTTACCATTGGATGCCCACCTCGTCGCGACTGCTTTGGAGGTGCCCACTTGGATCATAACTGCAACTGAAACTAAAGCCATCCGATCATCACCTTTTGAGAAGGCAGGGGTTACTGTATTGAGAGTTAAGAAAGGCGAAGACGGCATGTTACGAATGGGTGAAATTATGTCCGAGTTGGCTCGTAGAGGTATCACTCGTGTACTAGTAGAAGGTGGTCAGAAAATTATCACGTCGCTGATGCGGGCAGAATTAGTAGCCAGGGTAAGCTGGTTTCGTGCTCCTAGGATTATTGGAGAGGATGGGGTACGAGCCATAGGCGCCCTGGGTCTGGATGACCTGGAAATGGTACGACGATGGAGACGTGTCTCCTGGGAGCAGTTGGGAGAAGATACGCTAGAATGCTTCGTTCATGAGGACTAG
- a CDS encoding riboflavin synthase, whose product MFTGIVTDIGEVVEVDGSAERRLRIKTGYEVDSIAIGSSIACSGICLTVTDIGPDWFGVLASEETVSKTSISRWEVGSFVNLERALRVGDELGGHFVTGHIDGMLCLKNSFXAGSSVEMIFNIEAWARPYLAAKGSIALDGVSFTVNKVDETSFSINVIPHTKQVTTIGKLRAGMMVNVEIDMLARYLDVAYRVGNRVGFNER is encoded by the coding sequence ATGTTTACCGGTATAGTGACAGACATTGGTGAGGTAGTTGAGGTTGATGGTTCTGCCGAGAGAAGGCTGCGGATAAAAACTGGATATGAAGTTGATTCAATAGCTATTGGTTCGTCTATTGCGTGTTCCGGAATTTGTTTAACGGTTACTGACATTGGCCCTGATTGGTTTGGGGTGCTTGCGTCAGAGGAGACTGTAAGTAAGACTTCTATATCGCGATGGGAAGTTGGAAGTTTTGTTAATTTGGAAAGAGCTCTTCGAGTCGGTGATGAACTCGGGGGACACTTTGTCACAGGCCATATAGATGGAATGCTATGCTTAAAGAACTCATTTNATGCAGGAAGTTCTGTTGAGATGATTTTCAACATTGAGGCCTGGGCTAGACCTTACCTGGCTGCTAAGGGTTCTATTGCTCTCGATGGGGTTTCATTTACTGTCAATAAGGTCGATGAGACATCATTTTCCATTAATGTTATACCCCATACAAAACAAGTTACTACTATAGGTAAATTAAGGGCTGGAATGATGGTAAACGTTGAGATTGATATGCTGGCCCGCTACCTGGACGTTGCTTATAGAGTGGGGAACAGAGTTGGTTTTAATGAAAGATAG
- the ribB gene encoding 3,4-dihydroxy-2-butanone-4-phosphate synthase, producing the protein MKDSSRKRGREPKFLSTIEEVLDDASNGRMLVLVDDEDRENEGDLVIPAQMATPEAINFMAKYGRGLICLALPKERVDELNLKPMERRNPSRFETAFLTSIEASEGVTTGISAADRAHTVRVAIDPQSTADDINTPGHVFPLQARDGGVLVRAGHTEAAIDIARLSGLIPAGVICEIMNDDGTMARFDDLVAFCRLHGLKMATISDLIAYRRKTERLVEPIAEKVFCSRYGGSFKMIIYKNTVEYAEHIALVKGNVSGGDAVLVRVHAVNVLGDLIGEMGSSSAHDLHRSMEMINDAGRGVVVLXRDTFAASVSEGFVKNDPSLKIEGSWRDVGVGAQILLDLGVTEMILLSNVERAFVGLDGFGLRVLETRKIEGIL; encoded by the coding sequence ATGAAAGATAGCAGCAGAAAGAGGGGGCGTGAGCCAAAGTTCCTTTCCACAATAGAAGAAGTCTTGGATGATGCAAGTAACGGCAGGATGCTTGTTCTAGTTGATGATGAGGACAGAGAGAATGAGGGTGATTTGGTTATACCCGCTCAAATGGCCACACCTGAGGCGATAAATTTCATGGCCAAGTATGGCCGCGGTCTGATCTGTTTGGCTCTTCCAAAAGAACGTGTCGACGAATTGAATCTCAAGCCCATGGAACGGAGAAACCCTAGCAGATTTGAGACTGCATTTCTAACGTCAATAGAGGCATCCGAAGGCGTGACAACGGGGATTTCTGCAGCAGATAGAGCCCATACCGTTCGAGTAGCAATCGATCCCCAATCTACAGCGGATGATATTAATACCCCGGGGCACGTATTTCCGCTTCAAGCAAGAGATGGCGGGGTTTTGGTTCGCGCGGGGCATACAGAGGCGGCAATTGATATAGCGCGGCTATCAGGGCTTATACCTGCCGGCGTTATCTGTGAAATCATGAACGATGACGGAACTATGGCACGATTTGATGATTTGGTCGCTTTTTGTCGATTGCACGGACTCAAAATGGCAACAATATCTGATCTCATAGCGTATCGGAGAAAAACAGAGCGGTTAGTGGAACCTATCGCTGAGAAAGTATTTTGTTCTCGCTATGGCGGTTCCTTTAAGATGATCATCTACAAAAATACCGTTGAGTATGCCGAACATATTGCNTTGGTTAAAGGGAATGTTTCAGGTGGCGATGCAGTGTTGGTCAGAGTTCACGCCGTAAATGTCTTGGGCGATTTGATCGGTGAAATGGGGAGCAGTTCCGCTCACGATTTACATCGTTCTATGGAGATGATCAACGATGCGGGGCGAGGGGTTGTTGTTTTAATNAGGGATACATTTGCGGCCAGTGTCTCAGAAGGGTTCGTTAAGAATGACCCTTCCTTGAAGATAGAGGGGTCCTGGCGTGATGTGGGCGTGGGGGCACAAATTTTGCTTGACCTCGGTGTGACGGAAATGATCCTCTTGTCCAATGTCGAGAGAGCCTTTGTAGGGTTGGATGGGTTTGGCCTTCGGGTATTGGAAACCCGCAAGATTGAAGGAATTTTATGA